cagggccaacctgataaggggcatcaagatggctaaaaatgaccacaaactgcggaTTGAGGAGCACCAATCTCAAACcatccaagccatcactgaCTACCAACCAAAGATCCCTACCCCTACAGCCAGCGATGTCTCTTACACTgacgagttaaacaggttcaGCGCTCTtttcgacagggacaacaaagagccagccattaaagctgaccTCCCCTCAGACTCCCCCGCAGAAGTGTGCTgacattttttcaaaatgttgctggCCCAGGCGGCTGTCCCAACGTGCTCCATGGctctacactctgccctgacccacctggacaaaaccaataCCTATGTGAGGATGCTAGTCATAGACTCCAGCTCAGTTTTCAACactgtcatcccctctaggctggtcaacaaactccatgacctggggatcagcccctctctctgcaactggactctggacttccttaccaacagaccccagtctgtcaggttagaaaacctcacctcctccactctGACCCTGAATGCTTGTgtaccacaaggctgtgtgctgagccctctcctgaACATCCTCATCCCCCacgactgtgttcctgtacactGTTCCAACTCTATCGTCAAGTTCACAGGTTCCAGGTATGTGTCCACCTTAGGAACTTCAAcctccctgcatttcagttgcacatgcaccttgtacatttaatttgcctctttgcacatttagtattgccattgtacttgcatttttacagttgttacacacatgTCTACCTCGAGGACCTTtgtgctgctatctctgcatcatgGTTGatcatgctaccctactacagTAATCCTTAATTTGCCTTGTTTGCACATCTtgtatgccatttagaaatgaacAATTGTACTTGAACAACTGTTAtgccacttgtaacatacactataccaaATACTTGTAAACTTTCcaccctcctctatttgccttaattgcacatttagtattgccatttgtactgtatttgcgttcattgcacatctacacacaccacttgtaatatacagtggggagaacaagtatttgatacactaccaattttgcaagttttcacactcacaaagcatgtagaagtctgtaatttttatcataggtactcttcaactgtgagtgacggaatctaaaactaaaatccagaaaatcacattgtatgatttttaagtaattattttgcattttattgcatgacataagtatttgatacattagaaaagcagaacttattatttggtacagaaacctttgtttgcaattatagagatcatacgtttcctgtagttcttgaccaggtttgcacacactgcagaagggattttggcccactcccccatacagaccttctccagatccttcaggtttcggggctatcgctgggcaatatggactttcagctccctccaaagattttaaattgggttcaagtctggagactggctaggccactccaggaccttgagatgcttcttacggaaccactcccttagttgccctggctatgtttttcgggtcgttgtcatgctggaagacccagccacgacccatcttcaatactcttactgagggaaggaggttgttggccaagatctcgcgatacatggccccatccatcctcccctcaatacggagcagtcgtcctgtcccctttgcagaaaagcatcctcaaagaatgatgtttccacctccatgcttcacggttgggatggtgttattggggttgtactcattcttcttattcctccaaacacggcaagtggagtttagaccaaaaagctctatttttatctcatcagaccacatgaccttctcccattcctcctctggatcatccagatggtcattggcaaacttcagacgggcctggacatgcactggcttgagcagggggaccttgcgtgcactgcaggattttaatccatgactgtgtagtgtgttactaattgttttctttgagactgtggtcccagctctcccaggtcattgaccaggtcctgccgtgtagttctgggctgatccctcaccttcctcatgatcattgatgccccacaaggtgagatcttgcatggagccccagaccgaggaagattgaccgtcatcttgaacttcttccattttctaataattgcgccaacagatgttgccttctcaccaagctgcttgactattgtcctgtagcccatcccagccttgtgcaggtctaaaatgttatccctgatgttatccttacacagctctctggtcttggccattgtggagaggttggagtctgtttgattgagtgtgtggacagttgtcttttatacaggtaacaagttcaaacaggtgcagttaatacaggtaatgagtggagaacaggagggcttcttaaagaaaaactaacaggcctgtgagagccggaattcttactggttggtaggtgatcaaatacttctgtcatgcaattaaatgctaattaattatttaaaaatcatacaatgtgattttctggatttttgttttagattccgtctctcgcagttgaagtgtacctatgataaaaatgtcagacctctacatgctttgtaagaaggaaaacctgcctaatcagcagtgtatcaaatacttgttctccccactgtacatatatacgtAATACTTTTCTGACCTCTATTtccacttctggttagatgcttactgcatttcattgtactgtacttgtactttgcaatgacaataaagttgaatctaatctaaaacaatggtcaatgtaaactaAAAtaaccaactgattgagggcttgattcaaactcacactgaaaatcagagtaaacaattgaaatcacaggctgttccaacttgagtgaatttcatcacagcaactcataatgtgacaccgtagtgtgtatggcccccacgtgcctgtatgcttTTGATGAGACggaggatggtgtcctgggggatcttctccctgacctggatcagggcatcagagAGCTATTGGACAGTCTGTGACGCTACTTTCCGGCATCAGATGcgccgatacataacgtcccagacaTTCTCAATTGGactcaggtctggggaacttgagggccagtcaatggcatcaatgccttcatcatccaggaattCCCtatacactctggccacatgaggccgggcattgaggatttcatcccggtacctgacagcagtcagggtaccgtaggcttagcacatggaggtctgtgtgacccacTGCcaactgacccactgccaaaccggtcatgctggtgTTGcgggcagcataatgttcaccacggtgtctccagactctttcacacttgtcacgtgctcagtgtgaacctactCTTCACAGCATGATCTGTGAAGAgatctggcgaatgccaatcgagctgcacagtgctgggctgtgatcACAGGTCCCTCTAGAGGATGCCGGGCCCTcctgccaccctcatggagtctgtttctgacacttAGTAACGTTGACTTATAACACTATTTTTTGCCCTGTGCAGTGCTTACTGTATGTATTCCACATTGACTATTTTTGATAATAATTGTTGCCGCCGTTGGATCCaggcgtagaaacgggcgtatatgttggcgtaggattttgcttacactcctctcaccgcctgatttatgaagctgtgcgtacctttaaaatccaggtgtacgcaatacctgcccttgataaatgccgtggctgaaaacgatcgtcattagaataacacacccctatatattcaagtctccgcttcccccacgcccccattttacgccatggacacacggaagacggcaaaaaagagaaacttctctcacctggagattgagacgatcaccagggaggtacaaagaaataaaatggttttatttggcagtttaaaaagaggaataaaagatgatgatatgatgtggagtaccattcattaaCATTAATATTTGCATGACAATtagtaatattcgtcttattattttatgatatttattattaatgacatttattgttatttagaagaagaatgtcgttattattattatttctattattattatttaaaagaagaagaatgtgatttttattattttgtcagtctgaattatactttggtcattaaaagccttttattactgaacccagtccgtgcgcaactggaaccctgaaacgtcatgtaaagcgcacaggctagtatctgaaggaatacatataaatcaaatgctttggtaaagtcacacaaattaaacattgaagtccatgttgcactaaaataaacactgaagtttgtaattattatgttgttgttttttttacagtgggtcataatatatcatatcttttagtttgtcagtgcgttaggattttttttctgcgcattttcGCTccaactcaaaacgtgcgtacaccacctcatgagctggcgtaggatttgagagtgccgtacgtcaacgtccatattgataaatctcaaagtcaccgtggttttgggtgtacgccaggtgtacgctggaaatttggtgtacgcacttttgataaatgagggccattataTCTACACCTACTGTTACTGTAAAACTCAAAACATTAAAAGTTTGCCTGATAAGAAATGAACACTGCAGAGACAAGCATTCCAGATGATTCTAtcagtccagtctgtctgtttaatggcTTCCAAACATAAATGTCGCCATATAGCTTCAAAATGTGGCTTCGATAACAGCATTCTATAAAAATGAAGGCCATCTTTTTTgcattcccattctgacatccAACGGCATGTCCGTTTAGTCCGAGGGTCTTGCCCGTTTCCCTACACCTGTTCCTGCAGTTTTCCCACCACCAAGCTTCAGTGATGTAACCATGACGTCCACACCAAATGAGTCTAGGCCTATAGGCTACCCAAATTATACTTCACTCGCTGCTTTCTGTTCTGCTCTCTCCTTCTACCATCTGCATTGTTTCATTGTATTAGGTCAACAGTCTAACAAACTGTATTGTATACTGTTGAATTTGAAACTTGGCAAATAAGGGAATAAAAAATTGGCATCTTGCCATGCTTGTTGCTCAGATATTGAAAATCGTGTGAAGAGATGACGTCATGGATTATTGGGTCATGTCCCCATCACTGTGCAGGTATATATGGATCAGAAAACATTGTTAGGTGTCTTCCATGTTTTCTCTTTCTGACTGGCAATCATGAAATGTGGCTAGTCTTCCATAAACAATATGAATATGTTTATTATGTAATGCAAATGAGACAAATGGGAAGAATTGGTCAATTTCAGAAATGTCTCTCATGAATTGTATGATTGTTTAATAATTATTGGGgaaaatgttacaaatgttgaaactaaagGAGTAATGTAATCTCTTTGGTTGACTAATTTATCAGGTGTACCACTTTAATGTCTACACTATCTTCTAGGTCTAGAAAACCTTGGGTTAGACTATATAGTGTCCGATCAGAACAGTTCATTACATTGGGTAGCATGGCTTTGCACAAGGAACTGGTCAATTGTGACATGTCCTTCTCTGTAAAGGAAAGCTCAAAGATCTGACTGAGCGTCCCATTTCTATAATGTATatgacaacaaaaaatacaattgcCCGAATGTGTTATTTCTGCAGGTGATATAGGTGAATGTAGtcctggtgttttatttctgttggtGATATAGGTGAATGTAGTCCTCGTGCTTTATTTCTGTTGGTGATATAGGTGAATGTAGtcctggtgttttatttctgttggtGATATAGGTGAATgtactcctggtgttttatttctgttggtGATATAGGTGAATGTAGtcctggtgttttatttctgttggtGATATAGGTGAATGTAGtcctggtgttttatttctgttggtGATATAGGTGAATGTAGtcctggtgttttatttctgttggtGATATAGGTGAATGTAGtcctggtgttttatttctgttggtGATATAGGTGAATGTAATCCAGATGTCTAAATTCTGCAGGAGATATAGGTGACGGTAGTCTAGATGTCTAATTTCTCTTGGTGTTACAGGCGACTGGAGTCCAGGTGTCAAATTTTTACAGGTGGTGTAGGTGACTACAGTCCAGATGTCTTACTTTTGCTGGTGGTGTAGGTGACTACAGTCCAGATGTTTCATTTCTGCTGGAGATATTGGGGACAGCAGTCCAAATATCTTATTTATGTAGATAATATAGGTGACGGCAGAGTCCAGGTGTCTTATTTCTTCCAGTGATATAAGTGACGGCAGTCCAGGTGTCTTATTTCTTCCAGTGATATAGGTGACAACAGTCCAGATGTCTCCATGCTGTTGGCTTGCTCTGTTGGCTCTTGTCTCTCCAACTCTGGCCACCAACCCTGGAGTCAAGCTGAAACTCACAGAGAAGGCCATTGAATATGGTAGGTGTAACACACTGGAGCACAATGAGTCTGTGCATTGGGATCATTCGGTAGATCATGTATTACAGACTGGCCTTTTGGCCCACATCACCTGCTATCATTTCCTGTCCACAGGCAAGCAGATTGGGATTGCAACTCTACAGCAGAAACTTAAGACTATTCAAATACCAGACATTGCTGGCACAGAGAAGGTGTCTCCGATTGGCAAGGTCAAGTACAGTTTAACAGAGTAAGGAAGTAGATCCAATAATTTCCCTAAATAATTAATagtaatgaaatacatttgcaatTGTCTGCATTTCATATGTGAGCTGCCCCTTTTTTATCTACTCCCTAAGCACTTTGTTTTATTCTGCAGAATGAAAATAGTGAATCTGGGACTGCCCAAGTCTGATTTGACACTTGTGCCAGGTACTGGAATCAGCTTGTCCATTACTAATGCCTTCATCAACCTGCATGGGAACTGGAGGGTCCGATACCTCCATGTCATGTGAGTACATTAGGAAGGACCAAAGTAGGACCCAAGGCGGACCCGGAAAAATGCACACCCAGACCCAGAATAGAACAACAATGAACTTTCTCCTGGCTCTgtcaatagtaaaaaaaaaaggtttatgtTATTTTCCCTGTAATCTAGAAAGGACAGTGGCTCCTTCGACCTGGCGGTGAGTGGACTGACAGTCACTGACAGTCTTTCCATCCTAAGTGATGAGACTGGCAGGCCAACAGTCAGAGGTGTCAACTGTGAGGCTATTGTAGGCAGTGCCAGTGTCAAGTTCCATGGTGGAGCCAGGTAAATGGAAAATATAGACACCAGAGTCCACTGAACACATTTTGGAACGCATGGTACTGAAAAGCATAATCAAACGACAATGTCATGGAATGTTTGAAATCCTCATTCCTTGTTTTTTGTTCCTGTTTATCAGTTGGCTTTACAACCTCTTTAGTTCCTTCATTGACAAGGCCCTGCGCAGTGCTATGCAGAAACAGGTGAGAGAGTGTGATGGCAGACCACACAATCTATTAATTCAACACTGACAACAGGGTACAGTTGATCTGTTCTGACACAAATGTATTCCTGGTGATTGTTACAGATTTGTCCTCTAGTGGCTGATGCAATAAATGACATGAATCAACACCTCAAAACTCTCAATGGTAAAGCAAGTCttgtacatttagaaaaaatatataattaatccATTAGTTATGTGTTGTTTGTTATTCATGAGCTACCATATGTATCCTGAATAGTTCATGTGTTTTCTTATCTTTAAGTTCTAGCCAAAGTTGACAACCATGCTGAAATTGAATATTCCATGGTGACACCTCCCAGCATTTCGAAATCCTCCATTGATTTGAACCTGAAGGTGAGAGTTCAGATTGGACTATAGTACCCATGGTTGCGGGAAGATTTGAGCAGTGGTGCTGGTGACGATTTACCTCATGAATTGAATGGAGACGCCTATCTGTCAGCCATATTGATGCGCGTTAACCTCGGGCACACGCGGACGGACAACGCTTTCCCGCGGTGCAAAACGATGAACATCTCAACGACTGAAAAACCGGCGTCTCGTCAGGGGGTGCCGAGGCTCCATCGGGGCCGCCATGAGAGCACACATGTTGAACAATGTAAACTGGCAGTGAGTAGAGCCAGGATGCACATCTGtcttgtctgctctgtctgcCTGTAGGGTGAGTTCTACAACATCGGGAAGCACCAAGAGCCCCCGTTCTCCCCCACGCCcttctccctgcctcctcaGATCAACAACATGCTCTACATTGGGGTCTCCGCATTCACCGCCAACACGGCAGGCTTTGTGTACAACAATGCTGGAGTACTTGGCCTCCGTATCACTGATGATATGGTGAGGGTCCCTCTGGCAACTTCATCCCAGTTTGTTCCAGACAGGCTCATCCAGGGTGTAGTAGTCCAGTTTGTTCCAGACAGGCTCATCCAGGGTGTAGTAGTCCAGTTTATTCCAGACAGGCTCATCCAGGGTGTAGTAGTCCAGTTTGTTCCAGACAGGCTCATCCATGGTGTAGTAGTCCAGTTCTCTCTATTTCCCACTGACAGATCCCTCCAAGTTCTCCCATCAGGCTTAACACCAGAACGCTTGGAACCTTCGTACCAGAGGTGATTAACCCTACGAAACCACCAAACAATGTAACATTCTGAATATTCCACAACTTTCTGTCCAGGGATGGAAGTGTACTCTTGTTCAAAAGATATCTCCTGTTTTTGTTATCATGGGTGAATATCCCTCTATGTTTTCAGATTTCCAAGCGCTTCCCTGGCCTGATGGTGGAGCTGCTGGTTCAGACAGTGAAGGAGCCCACTATCTCCTTCCAGCCCAATAATGTGACTGTCCAGGCCAGCTGCACCATGACGGCCTACGCCGTTCAGACCAACAGCACTTTGACCCCTCTCTTCATCCTCAACATGGTCAGTCTGCCTGTCAGGGTATGTGATCCGCAGACTGTGACTGTTAAAATGAACTCTGTAATCTCTCTGTGCAGGAGGGTAGTGTCAGCGCTCGACTGTTCGTAGCCGGGGTCATGCTGGCTGGTGCAATTACTCTGAACAAGTGAGTATAATATTCTAAGAGTGCAAAAGGCAAAGAAATTCCTTCATAAATGAATGGACATTTATGCTATCTGCTTTTCACAGGTTTGAGATTACTCTTGGTACTAGTTATGTGGGACCGTTTCAGGTAAGATTGATTTAGCTCATAACTTGCACATAACTTGCTTTATGAACACTTAAACACTAAATATTTTCTCAACCAGGTTCAATCTCTTGACAATATCTTCCGGATCGTTCTGAAAGATGTCGTCATACCACAGATCAACGGTGAGGGCTGCATTCATATATTTCAGTTCATTGTTTCTGCTCCAATTGGCCACAGGAATGAACATGTTTTTATCCCATAGTTCGTCTAGAGAAGGGTTTTCCCCTTCCTACTATAGGAAAGATGGAACTTATCAACACTGAGCTGCAAGTTCTGAAGGTACATGAATATATTTCTAAATGCCCTATCACATCTAATAAAGTGGATTCAAAGAGTTTACACACTCTTATTGAAAATGGAGCTTTTGGTTATGCCTTGACTGACATGtagcaaaaatgttttaaaacaaaaatacaaaaactgttgATGCCTTGTTTCCATAACTGGACTTGTAACAGTGTTTAtgattaaccaatcacattccaaaTCTTGTACGAATGTACATTTCCATTGCCTGACATCAGGTGAATTTATTCTGATGGTCCTACTTGACATcagttttatttgtacagtggATTCAAAAAGTGTTTGGATCCCTTTCTCCACATGTTTCTGATGTTTTGCATGTGcatatgtattcagaccctttgctatgacaatCCAAATTCAGCTCAGATTCACTCTGTCTGTTATTCAACCTTGAGGTAAATCTAGAATTGGATTccatctgtggcaaattcaatggGACATCATTTTGA
This sequence is a window from Esox lucius isolate fEsoLuc1 chromosome 17, fEsoLuc1.pri, whole genome shotgun sequence. Protein-coding genes within it:
- the LOC105017388 gene encoding bactericidal permeability-increasing protein; this encodes MSPCCWLALLALVSPTLATNPGVKLKLTEKAIEYGKQIGIATLQQKLKTIQIPDIAGTEKVSPIGKVKYSLTEMKIVNLGLPKSDLTLVPGTGISLSITNAFINLHGNWRVRYLHVIKDSGSFDLAVSGLTVTDSLSILSDETGRPTVRGVNCEAIVGSASVKFHGGASWLYNLFSSFIDKALRSAMQKQICPLVADAINDMNQHLKTLNVLAKVDNHAEIEYSMVTPPSISKSSIDLNLKGEFYNIGKHQEPPFSPTPFSLPPQINNMLYIGVSAFTANTAGFVYNNAGVLGLRITDDMIPPSSPIRLNTRTLGTFVPEISKRFPGLMVELLVQTVKEPTISFQPNNVTVQASCTMTAYAVQTNSTLTPLFILNMEGSVSARLFVAGVMLAGAITLNKFEITLGTSYVGPFQVQSLDNIFRIVLKDVVIPQINVRLEKGFPLPTIGKMELINTELQVLKGYMLIGTDVKFT